A region from the Chitinophaga sp. Cy-1792 genome encodes:
- a CDS encoding RagB/SusD family nutrient uptake outer membrane protein codes for MKMKNTTYSYQRSKWGKAALGLAAIVLLAGGCKKFLEQQPDSTWTDLDTPAKVSKLLGTAYPQSSYIVMCESKSDNVEDKGVGELEKPNSNSFLFQDVESVEEDSPEAYWAAAYAAIAAANQALVACAAATDTTKYQAQKGEALVARAYAHFMLVNLFSQIYDPATAGNQPGIPYVTTPETVVNKQYERKTVAYVYEMIEKDLLAGLPLIKDDAYTVPRYHFNRVAANAFASRFYLFKKDYTKVLYYADQAFPGEQLAMHMRPWNTKYSSMSPAMIRDLYNNAAEDANLLIAETKSLAGRYIGRYRYDLSWNKEQEIIGSNITGGRYAYPVYYYGTQDYFVPKATEYFVKNSVNATIGQPYMMNVLFTTEEVLFNRAEANANMGNADAVIKDLNLFASKRITNYNATTNNITLAKVKQYYGVSDDKAALTAAILDFKRAEYVQEGMRWFDILRYGITVTHTTRDGHQLVLAPGDDQRTFQLPQSVVNSGLELNPRK; via the coding sequence ATGAAAATGAAAAATACAACGTACAGCTATCAACGTAGTAAATGGGGTAAAGCTGCGCTGGGATTGGCAGCCATCGTATTGCTTGCCGGTGGTTGCAAAAAATTCCTGGAACAGCAGCCAGACAGTACCTGGACAGACCTGGATACGCCTGCAAAGGTTTCCAAACTGCTGGGTACTGCTTACCCGCAATCCAGCTATATCGTCATGTGTGAGTCGAAATCGGATAATGTGGAAGATAAAGGAGTAGGGGAGCTGGAGAAGCCCAATAGCAACAGTTTCCTTTTCCAGGATGTGGAATCGGTGGAAGAGGATTCTCCTGAAGCCTACTGGGCAGCAGCCTATGCTGCCATAGCCGCCGCCAATCAGGCGCTTGTGGCATGTGCTGCCGCCACAGACACTACCAAATACCAGGCGCAGAAAGGGGAGGCACTCGTAGCCCGTGCCTACGCACATTTTATGCTGGTTAATCTTTTCTCTCAAATATACGATCCGGCTACCGCCGGCAATCAGCCAGGTATTCCCTATGTGACAACACCTGAAACAGTGGTCAATAAACAGTATGAGCGGAAGACAGTTGCCTATGTGTATGAGATGATAGAGAAAGATCTGCTGGCAGGTCTCCCGCTCATCAAAGACGATGCCTATACCGTACCACGCTACCATTTCAACAGGGTTGCTGCCAACGCTTTTGCATCGCGTTTCTATCTCTTTAAAAAAGATTATACAAAAGTGCTGTACTATGCTGATCAGGCATTTCCCGGAGAACAGCTGGCCATGCATATGCGCCCCTGGAATACCAAGTATAGCAGCATGTCGCCGGCCATGATCCGCGACCTCTATAACAATGCAGCGGAAGATGCCAACCTGCTCATCGCAGAAACCAAATCGCTGGCAGGCAGATATATAGGCCGCTACCGCTACGACCTCAGCTGGAACAAAGAACAGGAAATCATCGGCAGCAATATTACCGGCGGCAGGTATGCCTATCCCGTGTACTACTATGGTACGCAGGATTACTTCGTGCCCAAGGCCACAGAATATTTCGTGAAAAATTCTGTGAACGCCACCATCGGACAGCCTTATATGATGAACGTACTGTTTACCACGGAAGAGGTGCTGTTTAACCGCGCAGAAGCCAATGCCAATATGGGTAACGCGGATGCGGTAATAAAAGACCTGAACCTCTTCGCCAGCAAACGTATTACTAACTACAACGCCACTACGAATAATATTACCCTGGCCAAAGTAAAACAATACTATGGTGTAAGTGATGATAAAGCAGCGTTGACGGCCGCCATACTGGATTTTAAACGTGCAGAATATGTACAGGAAGGAATGAGATGGTTCGACATCCTGCGTTATGGCATAACGGTAACACATACCACCAGGGATGGCCATCAGCTGGTACTGGCGCCGGGCGATGATCAGCGTACGTTCCAGCTGCCACAGTCGGTCGTTAACAGCGGCCTCGAACTGAACCCAAGAAAATAA
- a CDS encoding putative zinc-binding metallopeptidase, translated as MKIINDIPGLGGDTWKASVLDKYLYDTLTVPFNIQVKYKWDQFEFDVSKTLVPPKEEKVIPVIESIRKVWISTYIAETDSIFMKKFCPKFIILSGSASWNSNGTITLGTAEGGRKIVLYLINEFRTKTMDGYQLADSATVKQMFHVIEHEFGHILHQNVMYPLEYKRINPGLYTGNWNNISNKEANQDGFVTAYAMSAFDDDFVEMVSTMLVEGKAGFDKIVNGIPAGTSSSGTTQAAAQAMLHAKEAIVVDYFKKTWKIDFYSLQTRTRTEIEKLLY; from the coding sequence ATGAAAATCATCAATGATATCCCCGGCCTGGGCGGTGATACATGGAAAGCGTCGGTGCTGGATAAATACCTGTACGACACACTTACCGTGCCTTTCAATATCCAGGTGAAATATAAATGGGACCAGTTCGAATTTGATGTAAGTAAAACACTGGTGCCGCCTAAAGAAGAAAAAGTTATTCCTGTTATAGAGTCTATCCGCAAGGTATGGATCAGCACCTATATCGCTGAAACAGATTCCATATTCATGAAGAAGTTCTGTCCCAAGTTCATTATCCTGTCGGGCAGCGCCAGCTGGAATTCTAATGGTACGATCACCCTCGGTACTGCCGAAGGTGGCCGTAAGATCGTGTTGTACCTCATCAATGAATTCCGCACCAAAACAATGGATGGCTATCAACTCGCTGATTCTGCTACGGTGAAGCAAATGTTTCATGTAATAGAGCATGAGTTCGGACATATCCTGCACCAGAATGTGATGTACCCGCTGGAATACAAGCGAATCAACCCCGGACTCTATACCGGTAACTGGAATAATATTTCAAACAAGGAAGCCAACCAGGATGGATTTGTTACTGCCTATGCCATGTCAGCTTTTGATGATGATTTTGTGGAGATGGTATCTACCATGCTGGTAGAAGGTAAGGCGGGTTTTGACAAGATAGTGAACGGCATTCCTGCCGGTACCAGCAGCAGCGGCACTACGCAGGCTGCGGCCCAGGCAATGCTCCACGCAAAGGAAGCCATCGTGGTAGACTACTTCAAGAAAACCTGGAAAATAGACTTCTATAGTCTGCAAACCCGTACCAGAACAGAAATCGAAAAATTACTGTATTAA
- a CDS encoding DUF4302 domain-containing protein: MKKLITCILIGMAALSACKKNTDPIFDTSPDDRLRDTLNKYQQVIMSAPYGWETVIFPKGGGGYTFYMNFTDSNRVQMYADYSTASLQEMKESSWRLKALQQPSLLFDTYSYIHVLSDPDAAINGGYYGAGMVSDFEFGLAGISGDTILLRGRFNHTLAYMVKATKETQDAYNQHKVVRPLSDMHGMQTFFQRLTTSEGQYDIQINPAGRSIAVGWVDNGKYVLRASSFAFTGSGIVMANPYDTSNSKFPFHSIENVVWGNKSFTCTLDGKSATVTETALPLVVDKEAPMKWYNEAKDAGSYWQSFSGWHVNGVEDAYSITKYTRFYSLAYWPAYQDDIDLMPLIVVNAAGTSVTINYGVGMEGPPTVDNNGFMHFSLYGYLGTKPSPATYINNTENKFYDAAGFYFVQLQAGYYAQVSAADGKAWVIWQR, encoded by the coding sequence ATGAAAAAACTCATAACCTGTATACTCATTGGCATGGCAGCACTTTCTGCCTGTAAGAAAAATACAGACCCCATTTTCGATACCTCTCCTGACGACCGCCTGCGCGATACGCTCAACAAATATCAGCAGGTGATTATGTCGGCGCCCTATGGCTGGGAAACAGTGATATTTCCCAAAGGGGGAGGAGGCTATACGTTTTACATGAACTTCACGGATAGCAACAGGGTACAGATGTATGCCGATTACAGCACCGCATCCCTGCAGGAAATGAAGGAAAGCAGCTGGCGATTGAAGGCATTGCAGCAACCGAGTCTGCTCTTCGATACCTATTCCTATATCCATGTGCTCAGCGATCCGGATGCAGCTATTAATGGCGGCTATTATGGCGCCGGCATGGTGTCCGATTTTGAATTCGGACTCGCCGGCATTTCCGGTGATACCATTCTGCTGCGTGGCCGTTTTAATCACACCCTCGCCTATATGGTGAAGGCAACCAAAGAAACGCAGGATGCCTATAATCAGCATAAGGTGGTGCGCCCGCTGAGTGATATGCATGGTATGCAAACCTTCTTCCAGCGGCTGACAACTTCCGAAGGACAATATGATATTCAGATCAATCCCGCCGGGCGTTCCATCGCTGTTGGCTGGGTGGATAACGGAAAATATGTATTACGCGCCAGCAGTTTTGCCTTTACCGGCAGTGGCATCGTAATGGCTAACCCGTATGATACCAGCAATAGCAAATTCCCTTTCCATAGCATAGAAAATGTAGTATGGGGCAACAAATCCTTTACCTGTACACTGGATGGTAAAAGCGCAACGGTAACAGAAACAGCGTTGCCGCTGGTAGTAGATAAGGAAGCGCCGATGAAATGGTACAATGAAGCTAAAGATGCCGGCTCTTACTGGCAGTCTTTTTCCGGCTGGCATGTCAACGGTGTGGAGGATGCCTATTCCATCACGAAGTATACCCGCTTTTATTCGCTTGCGTACTGGCCTGCATACCAGGATGACATAGACCTGATGCCATTGATAGTAGTTAATGCAGCGGGTACCAGTGTCACAATAAACTATGGTGTAGGTATGGAAGGCCCGCCAACCGTGGATAATAATGGCTTCATGCATTTCAGCCTGTATGGTTACCTGGGCACCAAACCCTCTCCTGCAACTTATATCAACAACACGGAGAATAAATTTTACGATGCTGCAGGGTTTTATTTCGTGCAGCTCCAGGCTGGCTATTACGCACAGGTAAGCGCAGCAGATGGTAAAGCATGGGTTATATGGCAACGCTAA